In one window of Syntrophorhabdaceae bacterium DNA:
- a CDS encoding tyrosine-type recombinase/integrase has product MGITDSIIGFRRSLKRRNYSRCTVRDYLSTLKQFVIWVDCPIETVDRKKVLSFIDYLLDKRLHPKTINCYLDSIRSFYKYLKDEESIDIENPVKSGYLLRLPKPLPRFLRDEDVVKLFKAIDSVRDRAIFYLMLRCGLRVEETAALKVDDLDLRRGTIVIRSGKGAKGRIVYMSTDAHGAIKDYLRERQPVRSKALFLVDKGALKGKQISVRGIQKRLEFYARKSGLRTSCHELRHTMATQLLNAGADLTVIQDLLGHSRIATTQRYCRVSNLKVEKDYYKAMELVIERTSPQSPG; this is encoded by the coding sequence ATGGGAATTACCGATTCGATCATAGGCTTTAGGCGCTCTCTGAAAAGAAGGAACTACTCCCGGTGCACTGTGAGGGACTACCTGAGCACACTCAAGCAGTTCGTCATCTGGGTCGATTGTCCGATTGAAACGGTCGATCGAAAGAAGGTCCTCTCGTTCATTGACTATCTTCTCGATAAGAGGTTGCATCCAAAGACAATCAACTGCTATCTCGATAGCATCAGATCCTTTTACAAATATCTGAAGGATGAAGAATCTATCGATATTGAGAATCCAGTGAAATCCGGCTATTTGCTCCGACTTCCAAAACCGCTGCCCCGGTTCCTTCGAGATGAAGATGTCGTAAAACTTTTCAAGGCTATAGACAGCGTAAGGGACCGGGCCATCTTCTATCTTATGCTCCGTTGCGGGCTTCGGGTGGAAGAAACAGCCGCGCTTAAGGTTGATGATCTCGATCTTCGTCGGGGAACGATAGTAATAAGAAGCGGAAAAGGCGCCAAAGGCCGAATAGTCTACATGAGCACCGATGCACACGGCGCTATTAAGGATTACCTTCGGGAAAGGCAGCCAGTCAGGTCGAAAGCCCTATTCCTGGTGGACAAGGGAGCCCTTAAGGGCAAGCAAATCTCAGTGCGTGGTATCCAGAAAAGATTGGAGTTTTATGCAAGGAAATCAGGTTTGAGAACATCCTGTCATGAACTCCGGCATACCATGGCGACGCAACTGCTCAATGCCGGCGCCGATCTGACTGTCATACAGGACCTTCTCGGACATAGCCGAATTGCGACGACCCAGAGGTACTGCAGGGTCTCAAATCTCAAAGTAGAAAAGGATTACTACAAAGCGATGGAACTGGTGATAGAGCGAACATCCCCACAAAGTCCCGGGTGA